The Limanda limanda chromosome 14, fLimLim1.1, whole genome shotgun sequence genomic interval ttaagtTGATATCCATTTACACAAGGACTGACCTGGTGAACTCCTGGAAGGAGCGGAAAGCGACCATGGCTCCCATGCGCTGACAAGGTGGTGTAAAGGAGTTGTCAAGCAGAACATCACTCACGCTGGATAAATGCACCATTCCGTAGTGGTTCAGGTTGGATGAGAACGACATCCTAGGGTGTCGACAGAGAGCAGTTATTAAGGAAATCTGACAAAGCACTGGACTGGCTTTGTAAAGATGATCCCCGGCCACCGGATTGTTTAAGATAGACCACAGGTTAGTCAAATTAAACCAAAGAAAATATTCCTTTCAAAGGAACAAGGAAACATAGATCCACCAGGAAATCCCTTTTGAAAGATTCACCCATTTCACTTTGTTGGGTGTTAGTCCTTTTGATTGTAGGAGGCCTTCCCTGAAGGTATACCCACTGAAAGTACTCAAAAAAAGAGGTTTTGTGTGTCAAACCTTTCCTCAGGTTCCGATTCTGAGGTTTCTGTCCCCTCAGCATCATCATCCTTAGATTTACTATCCTGTGCTTTAAGGTCCTGGAGTTTAGTTTCCACTAATTTAGTTCCCTTGGCTTTTACAATGTCCAGGATTGGAGCAGAAAATTTCCTGCCAGGACAGTTACAGGTTTCAGTTAAGGAGATTTGCACTGGTGTACaacatgtattttttgtaaCAAGTTATTCCATTTCTTTACAATACTGAagcacacatccacacaaaaacaataattaggAATGTAACACActttcacaaagacaaacagacaaatgtttgaCACAGAGGCTAAATGCCAAATAAGAAGCTGTCGTCAGTAAGAAAAATTGAGCAAGGCTACAGACCAGTTGCTAAATTCAGCTTGATTTGAGGAAAAAATGAAAGCACCATAACATTGTTACGTAACGTAACAGGTTGTTGACTTAATTACCAAATGAATCattctttttcatatttttttctttgaacaTGCGGCTAACTAATCTACATTCACTAGACGTCAATGCCATAGAAAGAATTTTTACAATACCTGTTTAGAGTGGGGATGTTCCCTCTGCAATTAAACAACATTGATTACTAAGTGGTTAGTGGCAGGCATCAGGGGAGGGAgacagccagtgtgtgtgtgcgtgtgcgtgtgcgtgtgtgtgcgtgcgtgcgtgcgtgcgtgcgtgcgtgcgtgcgtgtgttgcAGTCATCAGTACCTACATGGATGAAATTATtgtatggaaaaaaaacacacactgactgctCAATTTACAACATGCATCATCAGATCTTATAGCTTCCTTGTCCTGAGATTCACTCGGAACAAAGACAGGGGATCATTCTCATTGTGAAGGTTAATTAACATTCATTAAATCACAAGCATGCTATAAAATGAGCGTGTGATAGCACCACAAATCAAAAAAATGCAAGCACCGAAAAGGTACACAGTGCACATACACGTAAACATACAAACATTCACGCAAAGACGGACACAATCACAGTGGTAGGACGCAGGATGTGAGTGCAACATGCTAGGCATGTACAACAGTTTGTCTTTGGTTTCTCTCCCATTCCCAAGTATAACGAAAGGATATACAATTTTTTTCCAGGACTTACAAAGGAAGAGCAACTGACATGAGATTCTTGATGCTGAGAGCTTTGTTGCTCATGTCACTCGCACTTTCAGTCTagcaaaaatacattattttgcACATGAGGAGCATTTACATGGAGAACAACGATGAACAACGACAGAGCTGGGAGAGGGGGCAGAGGAAGCTTGGCACCATGGCATGGAGGACACAAAGATTGTGGACTGAATTATTTCTCTGTGTTGGAGTGATACAACAAGCCTCTAAGCACAGCCAGTTGCCGACAAAAAGCCCCTGATCGGTGCCCAGTTAGCAGTCATTGTGAACTCTTCAAAGACACTTTTAGAGAGGCTCCCCACAAACTCCTATCTGACCACTGTAGGCGAGtactccagccaatcagagagcagggCAGGGGGAAAGTTCTTGTAGTAGTAAAGTGCCCACTGACTTTTTACACTGCACTTGTCTATAATTGGGGAAATAAGCAATACAGATACGTTTAAGGGACAGGGTAACCCAAACTCAGCCCAAGTTATTGCACTGCATTGGGCTCAGGTTGGGTTCAGACACAGATTGCCTGCAAGGTTTTGGGTTGGGCTCGGAAAGAAGAATGCAGACCCAGATGCACTCTTTTCAAACTACACAGTTTCACCTGTCTtatgtttgttgtgtctttctgtgaGCAGGATGACACAGAGGATCAGTCAAATTCACTGtgtctcttcctgtgtgtgttttcatatttaaacataGTTTGGGGACCAGTCGGGTGTTTATCCTGGTGAAGAGATCATGTAATGTGTGATCCCCTGTCGCCAGTCAGTCTAATAGTGTGAACCCATAATGACTGCAAGACTTCCGATCACAAGACAACAAGTCATGTAGTGTGAATCGTACAGCGACCAGCCGACTTTGAAAGTCGTGTAGTGTGAACTCTGCTTCAGAAATAAAGACAGAGAACCACCAAATGATGACAACAGAGGATGGCTGCAAGTATAtactaatatatataattaaagaaacaaataacTGTGCTGCCAAATTCTATATATATCCCTGTTGCAAGCATTGATTCCTGTCCACAGTGCCATTTGGGGAGGAGGGCAGGAGAGGTGAGACATAGGACATGAGCTTTGCAGGCATTTTGTGATTGTGATACCTGTTAGGATGCGATGTAGGCAGCATGAACTGGAACTCTACGATACACGTGTTGTCCCTCAGCTGTCGATGCTGGACGCTATTGAGCTCGTAGGCGATGTATGCTCTGCGCACGTAAACCTGAAGTTATCAGAGAGGAAACCACAGAAAATATTAGTTAGCTATTTGCTaagtgattatttttttaaattacataaaaGCTAATTGATTTGTAGGGTGAAATCATCATGGGTCTCACCTCCAGGGCAGCCATCCTGACCACCTGATTACTGTGGTAGAAGAAGTTTGGCAGAACATCAAAGATGGACGTCTCTGAGAGGATCAGTTTCTAGAGACAAAAATTGATGTAGAGGTATCTTCAACACTTATTATTATCAAAACATGAAATCAAGCCACAACTGCTTGTCGAGTCCTTTTTTACCAACCTGCAGGTTCTCGATGCAGAATTGGTGTCCGTACATATCAATAGCAGAAAGGAAGATGGACTCCACCTGGTTGTGTCGTAGCTCATAAGAGGGAAGGTGGGAAGCTATTAGTACCTGCAGAGGGGGAAGGTGCAGATAACCTTCCACGTTAGGTATACAAACGTAGGTTACACATGACATTATTATATGCATCACTTTTGAGTctctttttttacagtttcagctccatctttaaaatgtttaaagatCTTCGAAGGTCtcgtttagtttttttcctaaCAAATAACTGTCATAGGGGAGTaaacagtgacatctagtggtgaaattCTCACTATGATCTGTGCAGAAAAACTTCTGTTGTTGAAAAGTAGATATTACATGGTTAATTTACATTCAGCAGAGGCTTTGAGCACTTCCATTTATAAGAAGTGATATTTCAATTCCATGTTTCCCTTACTGATACCAATTCCAATACCTGGACTTGGCATGTCGGCCGATACCAATAACATTTATTAATGAATTCACAACTAATGTATTTACAGCTGTATGTTACTATTTGCTGTTAGAGAAAAGAGATTTGCAGTTTCATCTGGGTAAAACTAACATATGCATTgcacttttttgttgtttctgaatGTTGAGGACTGAGccctttttgtttaaataaattgaTCAACCATCTGACCTGCCGAGCACGAAGCGCCACCTTGGCATTGGTTGTCTTGCTGAGCTGGGTGAGTTCGGTCAAGATGGCCATCAGTTCATCTGTCAGTGTGGGATCACGGCCACACAGCTGGTCCTGCACATTGGAATATCAAACTAGTTATGTTCTCCTAACACATCTACTTAAGAAAAAGAATAATAAGAAGGAACATCCaaaaattaatattatttttcctATTATCCCCATTTCCTATAAGGACAGTTTACATGATTGTTTTTCAGAAATTGCTTTCACCAATTACTTGCTTTATTGAACAGCAACTAGTGGAATTGAATAATAACAAGTGTACTATAGGTCTATAACATTGTTGCTAATGCATATGCttaaacatatacaaacatatatatcAGCATGGTTAATATAGCTGACCATCCTCGTAACCATCATTAAATTGATAAAAGTTATAGAAGGAAAGTCTTAAGTTAAAATTCCATCACTGTCACTCACAATCAGCATTGTAACCAGCAGGTTCTTCTTGGTGACTTGGGCATGGGAGAAGATGTAGTTAAGCACATTGGCCATGTCGCCTTTGTTTTCCTCacgcagagcaaacacacatttgtcataGTGTCCTGTAAACAAGCCAATGCACAACACACAAGAGATTTGGTTAAAACTGTATAGTTGAAGTGCAATCACAGACTGCCCTCTAAAAAATGCTACAGGTCCTTCCAGACTCTTAACGACTTAAAGATTTTATCCAAGTGACATTAGAAAGCTTTACAAAGTGCAACAATATCCTAAATGTGCAATACTTTCATGTGCAATGTTACAATGTGcaacataacaaaacacattttctcatcCGTTTTAATACTCTATGTTTAATTCtattaattgtttgttttcatatatattatacttAATTGTGTCTACTTGTCTGTATGAAACCTTCCGTACCACTGGGACACTTCATTTAATTGTACACTGTGAAATGTCAATAAAGGCattgaattgaactgaactgaagATGCTGAAGGAGTTTATTGTGACAGAGCGCCACCAAAAGGACAGAACAAGTAAATGCATTTCTTCTGATGAATTTGTGTTACACAACAAATTAAACCCCATTACCCCTGCATGTTCAAACATGTCCCCACTATGAAACCTTGAAACAAATAAAGTCAGTGAGTGGCTTTTGTTCCTTACCATTCTGAAACTGGATCTCTACTTTCAGGTATTGTCTGAGCAGGTCCATCACCACCGCCTTCATGTGTCCTCGGATACCACTGCGATACCTGTTGGAGAGAGGAAATaagtcagacaaaaaaaaatgcaccaAGGACCTCAGTAGGCATGTTGCAAAAACATAGATCCACCGATCAGGAGATACAATGACTacgaaaacaaaaaaaaaatcaaaaaaagcaGTACATCTCAGTGTTATAGTGTCACTGAGGGTCATCAGATTACAATGATCAATGTGTGAAACCTTTCATCACTTTGACGTGTTGACTACAGTACTCACTTCTGTACCAGCTGAACAATGCTTTGAGTGTTCATGAAGAAGACCTCTCTCTCCGACTTCTTGTTAAGAGTAGCAGCGTGGCTGTCTAGGATGTTTGCAATCTGGAAACAAAGGAGATAAACCATATCAGCATTTTATCCCAACAACAGTGAAGACTAATAAGCAGGTAATCCACGGAGCACAGATGATCCTCTGCATTTGTCAGGGACCCCACAGAAAATATGAAACTCTGACAAGGTGTGAAATAGTTGAGAAAAACTAGTTAAATGTTGTGAAGTGTGAACGAAGCCTTTCACTTCTACTCACATTATTGCACTGGGCTGCTTTTGCTTTTCATAAAGCAGGCAGGAATATGAAATTCATAAAATATGCTTAAATATCTATTAGGGTTTTCCAATCAATAGCAAATCAAATCCAGTGTAATCAAATGAAAGACATATTTCTTATTGCAgatttaaattgaataaatattaaacactttctctgaatgtgtgtgagcgagtgggagagatagagaaagcaCTTAAATCCTTTTTACCCTTTTAATACGATTTATGTTTTGAAATCTATTGTTTGCACAAGAATCTTCGCAAAGGGTGAAGCAGGTTGATACATTACATTTTCTAACAGACTGGAAAATCCAAGTGAATCCGGACAATACAGGAGAGAATTCATGATATCAAACTAATTAAGCCTAAGAAAGGAAGCAATTGCTGGAAAACTATACcaccttttttaaaacaaacctCTAGTTGTCATTATTGTTTTGTAAGTCTAATGTGGCAGAATCAAAAATGTACAATATATGTATACATCTCTAAACTAGGGTTACAATGGAAACTAGTAGTACTACTCATTgcatgcattaaaaaaaagtgagttTCTTGACAGGTGTTTTTACTACAGAAGACAAGGTAGTGGTCATATGTTAGaatggtgtgtgcatgtgttatgCGTCACCTGCTGGCTGGGGAACTGGCAGAGCACAGAGGTGATGTTGCTGGCATACTGAGCCATCTCCTTTTTGATGGCCTTCTCCACAGCAGGCGGGATGCGACCCGACACACTGGTCATGATGTCTTGAAGCTCCAGCAGCGGCAGAGAGGGATCACGCATGGTTTTCATCAGCCTTTCCACCCATTCTTTCAACTAGGAAAGACACAGGAGGTACATAGTATATTTAGGAATCAGCTTGAGGTTGGGAGTCTTGATGCTGGTGTGTTCTCGGGGGTGTATGAATTCTCACCTTAATGCTGAAGAAAGGCTCAGGAAGACAGTAGCCATTCATGATGTGGACAAGGTGATCAAGTGTGTTGTGGAAGACTCTGTGCAGCTTCTCCCCTCTCAGAGCTACTGCCTGGATAGCAGGCAGGGCCCCTGTGTGCAGCTCTGCCTGCAagacaaatacaacacaaatgTATACAGTACTTTGCAAAACTGTTACACATACAGGCAGTGCAAGTTGAGTGGTATAGTACTTGTGGTGGACATACTGTTAAAGAGAAAAGCTATAACCCCTTACTGATATTAACCTGAATAATGAGACAAGATGTGATTTGTGAATCTCTACATGGTTTTTGCAGGTTGCAATAAGTTAAATTCAAGTCTTTTTTAAGAACATTAAAAATATTAGATCTATGTCAAGTATGAAGGAATATCTGAGTCTACACTCGCCCATAACTGAAGATAAGTTTAGGAAAACTTGTAGAGAATAACACTCAGCAGGAGTTTCCCATAGTGTTTGCAAGGGCCAAGCCAAGTGTACTCAGATAAATCCCAAACGGGATGTTTGTAAACTAAGTTATCAGGTCCATGTTGTTCTTGTTTTCAGTCATAATACTGTTGTACGATAAGTCCAATGGAAGTATCATTAAATGGACTTTAAGATAATTATCACCTACCTAAATGTTTACATGACTATAAAAGATTTTAATATACTAAAGACTTTTAAGGCCTTAAATTCTAATTAAGGACTCCTTGCTTTACAAGGAGTACAAAGAAAGTTGTTTATACTGTATTCCTCAAACGGCAGTTACCTCATCAATAGTGGAAACATACCAGTAGTGGGCTCCTTTTACACTGTTAGGTCTGCATTTCTCTTCAGGTTACAGAGCCCTCGTCTTTCTTGGCCGCCTCTAGTTCCTGCCTTGTTGATGTTTTGACTTCATTAAGTCATAAACAAAAATTCTcacccaaaaaacaaaaattcaagGCTCATAGAATAAGTGAAAATGCAAACCTCTGTCATTCAGACAGTTACTTTTCAGTGGGATCAGAAGGCTACACAGTGTCATAACTTGACATGGAAACTGTACTTCTGAACTAAACAAGACATAATGCACAACACAGTTGACTTGGCAGCTGCTTTATGGAGAATCCCAGTTGTCAAACTAAGTTAAGTACCTGTTGCACTCTGCTCGGGTCATCCAGCTGCAGCTTGGCAATGACACAGCCGGGCTCCAGTGCTGCTCCGCCTCTTTTCACGTAGTGGATACACCCAGACTCTGCAGCTGTGAGGgtcatcaccatcttcatcacctGGAATTTAAAAGCATCAGCGTTTACATCTAAACCATCTTTTAAACCTTCTATTTCTTGTGGTCAACAGACACATGAATGGGAACATGCTGTCCTGTACCTCTATCTCAACGTAGCACTGGCCAGAGAAAACGTGTCCGCCGTCCTCAACTGAGTAGGAAATTATTTTTCCTGCTGATGGAGAACGCAGCAGCGAAGGATCGTTCTCCTTTTCAAAAACGCAAGTCTTATTCCCAATTGTGATGCGATACCTATCGATAAAAAAAGGATTTTGCCAATAATTAATTTTTCATTCTAAACTTAATTAGTAATAGAAATGTTATTGTGACAATTTTCTTTGTCTTACCTGTCAACCTCCTCCTTCATGTAGGTAGTGTAGCTGCTGCCATCATACGACAGCAAAAGACCTCCATCACTGAGTCGATGGACGTCAACCTCAGCTGAAGTGGAGTTCATGATGACCACGTAGGAGTTGGGAGACTGACGTGTCACTGTCAGGACATACTTCACGCcttcatatatcagctccacaTCCACAGTAttgagcagtgtgtgtgctggCAGCACCTGGCCCCTGATCAGAGTAGtgtcatatattttatattcaaacaaCTCAAATTTCTGCTGCACACTGATGACTGTGACATGCCATGGGCATTACCTTTCCAGAGAGTGCAGGAAATTGGACACACTGTTCCTCAGATTTACATCTGCCACATGAAGAGCTCCACTCACGATTCCCAGCATGGTATCAGGGCGCTCCGCCTGCACAAAACTTTCACTTTACTTCTCAGCCAGGAAATTATTAAACATTTAATCTTAAATTCCAATGTCATGGTCACAGAAGGATAAGACACAAGGTCTTAGAAATTATCCTTGCACTGACATAATAATATGGAAGAGTGTTTTCAAACATgagcttttgtttttatagttttctCACATCCAGTGGCCAGAGCTGGAACATGTCGTCATACCTGCATCTTCTCTGAGATGAGCCTATCCAGCCAGCCAGTGTCAATGGTGTTGTGCTGGAAGCTTTCTGTCTCCAGAAGCTTAATGAGGTATTCCACTGTGGTCCTGAAGTCGCCTCTGATCGACAACTCCTTCAGAGCCACCACCATATTGCTTGAAAATAATTAAGACATAACCAAATtagacaaaatataaaaacgCCTAATTTCAGAACTGCAATGAAAAAGAATCCCATTACAAATAAATGGTTGGCTCTCTGACACACGTGTACTCACGAGATGGCTTCTTCACGATTCTCCCCCCAGGAGAAGCAGTGTCCAAACTGGGAGTCGGCAAACTCGTGCAGACCCCCGGCAGCCGCGACACTGAAGTAGCCCCACACGTTCTTATTGCTGCGGAAATTCAGCTCTTGCACCGTTCCAGAGCTCGGCTTGAAACCCTGCGATCAGACATGGACACCACACTCTGATGTAATAACAATTTAATAGCAATGGACTTTCATATTGGGTAAAACAGAACTATTAAGAGtaaaagtgacaaaataaaaaggaaaggaaaatcACCAGAAGAAACCATGGCGTTTAGCTACAAGGTATTTTATTCATACCTCGTCAGGGTTTTCACTAGTGATACGTGCTGCAATGACATGGCCCCGTGGGGAGGGGGCATTGGATAGACCCTCAAAGTCAATGAGGCTGTCTCCCCAGGGCTGGACCCCATAAAGCATCCTGATGTCTTTGATCCGGTGAAGAGGAATACCCATGGCAATCTGACAGGAGAAAGTGGGatcaaaaaaagtttaaactcATACAGAACACAGGCTCACAGGCCCTGAACGAACAGAGATTCTGTCTGGCATGCTTTTCAAATTGTTGACAGcatgtttttaagttttctaGACAACTGATAAGAAACATCTTGCAGACAGACCAAGTCCCATTGTTTCCTGTTAAAAgacagcagtgtgtgagtgggtgacACTCCTACTGTAACATCCAATCAGCTTGACTACACTGCATTCTCAGCAACACTGCCCTTCGGCCTCACTGCCATTGACCTATTTACACACAATCCTAAACACTGCAGACCAGGCCACATGACACGCTGCTGCTACAACTACTGGATCCCACTACACGAGTTCTGCACGTTGCCTCCCTCTTTTGCAGCCGGTTGCCTGGCGACATGGGACCGGTCTAGTGCAGAGCAGTGAGGGCGGTGAAGCATGCTAACTCTGTCTGCCACAGACTCAAAAGCACGATGTGTAGTGTAACACACTAGTCTGGACCTTTTCCTGAAATTtcccagaggggctgtatgagAGAGGGCAAATGTCATTAGGTTTTTCCGGAAATTCTCCTGCAAGCTCCCTCGTAAAATTCCCAGCTTCAGCTacgttgatgatgtttctatcACATGACAGGTGCAAAACTGGAATAATACAACTGGATGAGAAAGAGATACCATACACGTAGAAAATGGACATAAGGATGTCAATTTGGAGGGACAACATAGTTTGAAAGCTTTTGGAAACATAGTATTAGAAAGAACACAtgatttccacagcagaattcaTACATTACGTCCTGCCTCCTTCATGCTCTAGCCAAGTGCCACCCTTTGCCTCAATTTTCCCGACATTTTCCTATTAatgtgaacacatctgacctggacactctcctgctgctttcttcatatgtgaaaggcaaactctgccGAATGTCCATGTTCATGTCATGCAGTCCATGTCTGAAATTGGCTGGAGACTGACCTGCAGTTGAGCGGAAGGCAAGTTAACATCAGCCACCATCTCAGTACAGGGGTGTTCCACTTGCAGACGAGGGTTGAGCTCCAGGAAGTAGAAGCTGCCGTCCTGGCTGTAGAGGTACTCCACTGTACCGGCACTGACGTAACCCACCATCTTAGCCAGCTTCACAGCACACTGAGGGGAGAGGACAGGTCTGTTCATATCAAAGTTTAAATGTGTTGGTGTTAGAGCTCCATCAATAGCATATATGTGTTATGTTAAaggatttttacattttccataTCCTCAAACACATCAGAAGGGGCGATGGTAGCAGGAGCTTCCTCTATGATTTTCTGGTGTCTTCGCTGGACAGAACAGTCTCTACCAAACAGCGAAATGGCGTTGCCATACTGATCCGCCAAGATCTGGACCTCCAAGTGGCGGGCATGCCTGGCTAGCTGCATGACGAATATGGGCGATCCTGGGACTTCTGCCTGGACCTGAAGACCcaaagagacagtgaatccatGATGTTAAGAAATGCAAAAGGTATCTTTACAAAATCTTCTTACTTCCCCCCCTCTGATTCCAGCCTATACAATGTGTCAAGTCTTGCATGATGTTTTGCATCAAATGCGGGTTTTCATTTACCTGTCTGAAGAGGTTCGAGAAATCATCAGCACTATTGACTTTACGGATTCCTTTTCCTCCACCGCCTTCTGAGGCCTTCACCATCACAGGGTAGCCGACCTTCTCAGCAGCCtggcaatttaaaaaaaatgtcagcatACATGCCAAACTGTACTGTATAATAAGGCGCATGATACATTGATTTGGTATAATAGACGTCAGTTAGGTTAGACTCACTTTCAGGCCATCCTCTACATCCTCGATGCAGCCAAGCTCGTACACGTCTTGAGGAACGTTGatggtcttcttcttctggtccGACTCTGTCCATTCTACTGTCAGGCCTGAAAGTAACAAAGAGGGAACACAATCAGCATACACGTTCTTACATGTCCACCATGACATTGTGCGATATTAGAAACTATCTTTTATGAGCTCTTCATCTCACTTGAAGCACCTCACAATTACAAAAAAATTGCTAAAACTGTGCACCCACTATACATATTTGGGATCTTGAGAGATGCATGgagcattgttttttttagaacaaGACAAAAACCTCATTATTTTCATCCAAGCTTATTTTAAATAGTGTCAACAGAAGACTATTTTTAGACAACACTCAAACCTTGACCtacctgttccactccagggcagggttGGAATGCCAGCCGTCTGAGCGACGATAGAGGAGGCAATCTTGTCTCCTAAAGCCCACATAGCCTGACTTGGGGGACCTGAGGAAGGAGCGAAAAATTAATCCACataaagcatttaaataaataaaatgacttaAAGCTTAGGagtcatgcaaaaaaaaaagtaggaGTGTTCTCTAACCCATGAAAGCGATGCCATTCTTTTGCAGCAGCTCTGGGAGTTTGGGGTTCTCTGATGCGTGACCCCAACCAGCCCACACAGCCTGAACAGGTATGCGTTTTGCAATGTCCAGAATGAGCTCCACATTGGcgtagttgttgttgttagtcCCTCCGGGCACCGGTACGTAATGATCTGCCATTTTGATGTACTCTATggaagacagaaacacaaaaaagaatttataaaaagactttaaaataaatgttcattAGAACAACCAGTTTACTGCCAGGTAGTTTACACAATTCTTGAAGTATAAACAGATTCCTAATAAAGAGGCATTAATGAAAATCAATGATTGATACAGAGAACCTGCATTTCTCAGAAGTGCTAGGATGTACTAGCAAAGAGTTGAGACCTGAGACCTTGGCTGATTCTGGTACCACAGCTGTAACGCCTACTCAGGTGTTTtacatgtttgaaaaaaatcatGTTGAATCTCACCTGCATTGGCCTTCAGGTCCTCTGGggtcaccatgacaacaaagCGGATCGCCCTCTCATTGCGAAACATCTCGTAGGCCCAGCGGCGGATGGAGCGCATGCATTTGACTGCTGCGATACCATTGTTAGCGATAAGGACCTAGGGAAGCGAAATCAAAATACTCCATCAATCAGTCTAATTGTTTCACAGCATAACAGTTATAGAGCATTAAACGTTCACAGAAATGCTTCTTGTCATTTTATGAAAATTAAACCACCGTGTCTTTTGAATGTGGTGGCAGAAAAAGCTGAGGGTACATTTTAAATTAGAGAAAATAATGAGACTGGACTAGTAATTTAGTAGGAATTTTGCTTGTAGGTGCTCAAGGCAACAGCGAGATATCACTGTGTCTATATATAATGATTGTACAGTGTAATAGTCATAACATTTCATGGGTTTTGTTTTTGACTCATTGTCAGCTTGAATGTGGCACAACTGGCTTAGCACTTTTAGCACGTCTTCCAGTCTGGTATGTACAGATAATTACCTTCTCGATGACCTTGTTGCCACCAAATCGGGTGACAAATTCCGCGGGGGAAGCCACGGTGAAGTCCCTCTGCAGATCAATACGCCGGCGGTCTCTGCCTTGCTTCACCAGGTGCAGCCCTGACATGCTTGGtctgtgtatttaaatacagaagATAAACTTAATAAAACCTCCAGCTTTAGAAAGAACAGGGTGGGGGTAACTATGCTAATGATAAGGAAAAAACTCGTGCTTTTTAAGAGTGAAAAACCCGTCTCGAGTATTTGAGCAGCAGCTTTGttattatgcattttacaaccCATAGATAACAAGACACTGATATCAACTCATATCGATTTCAGACTATAAACTGGTTTTAAGAG includes:
- the acaca gene encoding acetyl-CoA carboxylase 1 isoform X9, whose protein sequence is MAQQNSAAKKNPAVAALHSHFIVGSVSEENSEDEVLGKLDMQPEEKEARSLSPSPSSCSSDSTCDMGFDHIDGPINNLRPSMSGLHLVKQGRDRRRIDLQRDFTVASPAEFVTRFGGNKVIEKVLIANNGIAAVKCMRSIRRWAYEMFRNERAIRFVVMVTPEDLKANAEYIKMADHYVPVPGGTNNNNYANVELILDIAKRIPVQAVWAGWGHASENPKLPELLQKNGIAFMGPPSQAMWALGDKIASSIVAQTAGIPTLPWSGTGLTVEWTESDQKKKTINVPQDVYELGCIEDVEDGLKAAEKVGYPVMVKASEGGGGKGIRKVNSADDFSNLFRQVQAEVPGSPIFVMQLARHARHLEVQILADQYGNAISLFGRDCSVQRRHQKIIEEAPATIAPSDVFEDMENCAVKLAKMVGYVSAGTVEYLYSQDGSFYFLELNPRLQVEHPCTEMVADVNLPSAQLQIAMGIPLHRIKDIRMLYGVQPWGDSLIDFEGLSNAPSPRGHVIAARITSENPDEGFKPSSGTVQELNFRSNKNVWGYFSVAAAGGLHEFADSQFGHCFSWGENREEAISNMVVALKELSIRGDFRTTVEYLIKLLETESFQHNTIDTGWLDRLISEKMQAERPDTMLGIVSGALHVADVNLRNSVSNFLHSLERGQVLPAHTLLNTVDVELIYEGVKYVLTVTRQSPNSYVVIMNSTSAEVDVHRLSDGGLLLSYDGSSYTTYMKEEVDRYRITIGNKTCVFEKENDPSLLRSPSAGKIISYSVEDGGHVFSGQCYVEIEVMKMVMTLTAAESGCIHYVKRGGAALEPGCVIAKLQLDDPSRVQQAELHTGALPAIQAVALRGEKLHRVFHNTLDHLVHIMNGYCLPEPFFSIKLKEWVERLMKTMRDPSLPLLELQDIMTSVSGRIPPAVEKAIKKEMAQYASNITSVLCQFPSQQIANILDSHAATLNKKSEREVFFMNTQSIVQLVQKYRSGIRGHMKAVVMDLLRQYLKVEIQFQNGHYDKCVFALREENKGDMANVLNYIFSHAQVTKKNLLVTMLIDQLCGRDPTLTDELMAILTELTQLSKTTNAKVALRARQVLIASHLPSYELRHNQVESIFLSAIDMYGHQFCIENLQKLILSETSIFDVLPNFFYHSNQVVRMAALEVYVRRAYIAYELNSVQHRQLRDNTCIVEFQFMLPTSHPNRGNIPTLNRKFSAPILDIVKAKGTKLVETKLQDLKAQDSKSKDDDAEGTETSESEPEERFDTQNLFF